The Taeniopygia guttata chromosome 9, bTaeGut7.mat, whole genome shotgun sequence genome segment GGCGAACACGAAGGTGCGCACGGCGAAGGGGTAGGCGCAGCAGGCGGCGCGGCTGCGGCAGCAGGCGGCCGTGCAGCCCACGGCCAGCGCCAGCGCCACGGGCAGCACGAGCACGCGGTAGGCCTCGATGGGCAGGCTGCAgtccagctgccagcccagccgCTGCTGCACGTAGCGGCTCATGGCGCCGGCGTCCAGcaggctcagccctggcagcaggtaGTAGGAGTAGGCCACGGTGCTGGCGAAGCCGTAGTAGCTGATGGAAGCGTAGTCCAGGTAGAAGAAGGTGGCGCGGAGGCGCGGGGAGAGGCAGCTGAAGAGGTGGGCCGTGCAGCTCATGGCGAAGGTGAGCAGCACCCCCGAGGCGTAGCACcagaggggcagcagggccGGGTGGTGGAAGGGCACGTCCCCGGCGCCCCGCAGCAGAAGCAGCCGCCCGAAGCGGCTgaggaagagcagcagtgggATGAAGTGGGTCCAGAAGTTGAGGGTCTCGTTGGTGGGCTGCAGCACCGAGGCCAGGCACTCCTGTGCCGAGCAGTGCAGCCGCCGGTAGCCCGAGAGGATGAAGCACTCCACGAAGTCCTCGGGCACCTCGTCCCACCGCAGCAGGGCGGCAgggcgaggcggcggcggcgccgcctcCTTCTTGTCCCCATCGCCCGCCGGCATGCTGCCGCTgccccggccggccccgggcccgccgcctCGCCGCCGACCGGGCGAGGCAGAGCCGCTGCGCCCGCAGCCGCCGGCGGAGGATCCGCGGTAGCTCTGCGCCTgtccgcccccgccgccgcccccggcagCATCACTCATTGCAGCAGGGGCAGTGGCAGCACCGCCGCGGCtcctcccgccccgccgcccggcATCGCGGTAACTGGAAACCGGCGGCGCATCCAGCGCTCCCGAGGAGCGGGAAGAGacgcccccgccgccccgggtAGGGTTTCCCGGGGTGGGAGGCGCTGGACACCCGAGCCGCCGTTAATGATTGATGCGGCCGCAGCGGGGGGGGCGGGTCTGTGGGAGCCCCCGCGGCTCGGCGTGTGGCCGGACCGGAGCCGCGGCGCCCCTTCCCGGGCGCGGGTCAGCCGGCAGCGGCACTGCTCGGTGCGGGGCCCGCCGCGGGCTCTGCTGGTGTAAAAAAGCACAAAGGGGCACCGGggcgcccgcccggccccgagCGCGGCTGCGCCCACGCGTGCGGCAGGAGCCGGGAGGGAGCCCCGGGAAGAGGGAGATGGCCCCGGGGAATGGGGGATCCCCGGGGCGCCACAGACCCGACAGACACCCCTAGACAAGGGACGGGTGGCAGCTGGTGGCGGTCTGTCCTGTGTGCTTCGGTAAGGCCGCTGAGACCTGATTTCTTTGGTGGCATTATCTCATGCAGTGAATGCAAACGTTATTTTAGGCTAAACTTTCCCGGCCAGGCTGCATGGGTGAGCGTCACTGACACGCACGGCACCCACCTTATCTGCGCGCTCCGAGCGGGGCGGCTGGGAGGGACACTCGGGAACGgcgggcaggagctgctccgtgCTGATCCTTAGACAAATCCTACACTTATTGTCGCGGTTATGCAAGCAGCACAGTTACATaatcagaatataaaaatacGGGGAAAAGCACTGTAAGGGTGTTACTGTTCCTTAAAGCATCTGAAGGAAATAGAAGGTAAGTCACTTATGCAGGTACAGGTAGGAACCAGACTAAGGGATTGCTCTCTGCTGCTTCAACgtgtttcctttttgtttgtttcagatGGTCTTAAACATCCACTAGCTCTTGGTTGCGAAAAGTACATTTTACATGTTGATATTCAGATACGTGCATGGTCACATGGTATAAACTGAAGTCAAGtgtaattaaaacattttgtccaaagattttaattaaaagcgTTTATTTGGTAGTGAATGAGGACAATGTGAAAAATCTTCCGAACAAAGGGGTAAtcagaaataagtttttttaTATTAGCAGAAAGAAAGTCTTAAAAGTGTGTTACTGAAAGtgattttaaatgcatttttcattaaaaagtagGGCAGACTGGTGACACTGTTTATAATCTTTATAAAAATTACACAGGAGACCTGCTAGGAAAATAAACATAACTGAACAGTGCTGAGAAGCCAAAATGAGGagcaaaatattaaacaaaagacatttttcagCTAGCAGGCCTAATATTCCCCAATATCCATGTATTTTAGAGGGGGTGCGTGCTGGAGTGCAGGGTCACAGCAAGTGGACACTCCTCGGGGAGTGACTGacagagctctgcctgcagggagcCTCAGGAGtgagcagggccctgctcctcGTGGGCTCTGCAGCATGGGATTTAGGGAGAGGAAAGGCTTTTGGGGATTACTGGAAACTGCTCAGCCTCTGGTAGAGGTCAGGCTTCTCATGGTGCTGTTCTTCACTTGAGAGGCCACAGGGAAGAAGGGACAGGCCAGATGCTGGACTGGGTGCTGTATCTCTGCAGAGGCAGgtggtggggatggggctgttTGCTAAAGAAcacctgcccctgccctgctcccagcacaccaCACATGCAGgtgctcccagcagggctgtggtgaTCCTGTGTCTCAGTCCCATTTGGCAGTGAGATTGCCATTTGTGGTGGTCAATGCCACTGCATGCCCTACAGTAGAGGGCCAAAGTGACCATGATCTTCAGTCTCTCTCATCAAGGTTAGATAAGAAGGGGTGGTTGACTGAATGCAATCAGGTTTTAGACCTGCACTAAAGAGGCTGTTGGAAAGCCACCAGCAGCTGTTGCAACAGATGGTGTCTAGAGAAGGACAGCATCCGCTGCTGATTGGGAACTGCTGGACTTGCAGCGGCAGCAGGGCTCGTTCAACACGTTCTGACtttcctgcagcctcctgaCGTTCAGGGATTTGGGAGGCTTTCAGGCCTCGTGCCTCAGGGAGCTCTGGGGTATGGCCTGGCTGCCTGGGAGAGACACCCACTGGGTTTGTGGCccactggggcagcccaggctgggaggAGCAGGTGGGGTTTGCTTGTGACTCAAGCCTGACAGTTCTGGTGGACGCTGGACCGTCTGGCTGTTGGTGGAGGTACACACTCATGCTTTAGTAGCCACATTTATGGAACTCATTGCTAATGAGCTAAGTCTTTTGCTTACTTCCAAGGCAGGCTCCTCACAGGGAGAATGATCTCTGAGGACAGCCTGGGCTTTCATAAAGACTACTGCATACATATTACACTGAGTTGAGTATTCTCCCAAGCCAGCTGTGGGATACAGTGCAGGGAACCTTACAATTTGGAGCACTTACAATCTCAAAATAGCCTCTTATTCATATGTAGTCCATCAAGGTTAGTATTACATGACTATTATGTGGTAAGGCAGGGGGAATCAGGACATCTGGAGGTCACAGAGAGGAGTCCACGTAATGTAGTGCATGAAGAGCCTCTCCATTTCTCTAACCAGAGTTTATATTTAGAAGGGCATGGTCAGAATATACTATGGTTAATCCTACCATGTGTAGAATTTTCTACAGTCTTTATCTCCAAATAACCTTTTAGAAGACTCTTAAAACACTGATGGAGGTACTGCCTAATGAGGTAAGTAATGGAAGCTAATGTTAATCAGTGGTGGATAAAGACTCAAAGGAAAAGATGTGCTAAAATACCAAATAGGAGTTTGTTTCTACATTAtacttttgttttattaaatggTGAAGTCATTTCAGAGGTGTTATTTTGTCTGAAATATCAAAAGCCctaaaaaatattctaaattacTTCAATCCTACTGAGTGAAATTATGCCTTTCagttagaaaatgaaaaaataaaagctaaatgCATGTTTTGCACTCAAACATACTCAGCACACTAGGGAAGAGGTTATGCATAGCCCTCCTACTATACATAActtttttgaattaaaaaaaacctaattctaaaaaaaattaaaaagagagaaagtcCTAATGTGAATATGCAGTGATGATGTTTGGAAGATTTAAGATGCTTTTGAAGATAAACATTTAGCATCACCCAATTCAGCTCACGCTGGCTAATATCAGTCTTAGTAGCACCTGCTTGACTTAATCCTTTACCATACAATTCCATCTGTAtaataccttttttctttttgtatatTCACTTCTAAGACAGATTTTGATGATTTCTTTCTCAGTAAGAAGTTTTATCttagtaaaaatatttactgtctTTGTTTCCTCcggatttttttcctgcatggaAATCTTTTTAGTAACTCTGACTCTGTTGTGACATCTTCCATGGAACCCCACTAAAAAGAGAGAGGGTAGAATTTGGCTCTATTTAAAAAGAATAGCTATTAAAGAAAGGGAAGCTTTAGCCTCATCTAACTTTTCTGTACCTCATGGTTGCAAACATGTGAAGAAATACATCTGAAGAGATAGACAGTGGTCTATCTCAAAATGGTCCTTttgttctgtggtttttttttcctatccttTCTTGAACATGTATCAATCTCTTGCAAATAATGGTTTGATGGGTAAACTTTTACTGTAGTGATTACAATACTTTGTAATAATTGAGTAAACACTGTGCTTTGATCTAATACTGAAGCAATTAACTTGCCTTTAGAGATTCTACTCCACTGTCTTTGTAAGACTGGATAAACAGGAAACCTTGCGTCACTTTCTCCTTCTTGACTAAGTAACTAGGATCAATTATACTTTATAAAGCTAATAGCTTGATAAAGACAAGTGGGAGTGATACCTATATTTTAAAGCCTCACCTGGAGGAGAGAAAAGGTGTATGTTGTAAAAGGAAATAGCAGTAACCAACACCAACACAGTTGCACAGCAATGTTCATTTTAATGTCTCAGTGATCAGGAGCTTCTAATTTTCTGCCCTCTTTACCTTGAAGTTGAATATCTTAAGGTTTGTGTCctttatgctttaaaaataagcaaTGGAACCCATctgaaaaaacaccaaacacaaCAAACTGGGTAAAATACTtcacattttaagaaaatttcTCTGGAAGTTTAGTTGTTGTCTTTTTAGAATTCCTGGTTTTGAAAGATCTGAGGTAAAACTTGTCTTTTTCTTGACAGCAGCAAATCTGAGCATAAGTATTGTTGGGAAATTGGTTTCACTGTGATGAAGAATAATGTATTGAATGGGTGTatatttcatgttttccatgGCCAAAATCCACTACTGTCCCAGATTCCAGGGGCTCGTGGTAAGAGCAAAGTACAGCTTGTCCTTTGCAAGGGTTGCAGAACTGAACCCGCACTTATAAAGTGCATAACTaagaaattgttttgtttgtatGTGCAGAGTGGGAGTGTTTTGCAGAGCACAAATTGCTACTCACTCTTAGTAACCTGACAGGATAGGGACTCTCAGTATGGCGAAGGAATGACTGGCATTGCACTCATCTTGAACTTCCATGCTTTCAAAACATGGATGTGCACATCTGGATTCTAGCCATCTAGGTTAATTCTCTCTGACAAGAAGCTGTAGGAGAACTTTTGAAATTAAGCCTTCATTTGATACTTGCACTAATGCCTGCAAACTACACTGCAAATGACCGACCCTTCTCAGGCAGACAGCTCAAGTCAGATGTTGCCCCTGTGACTGGTTTGCGTAATGCACCTCATTGCTTGAGGAATCCCAGGGGGAGAGAGAACCCAGGTTCCCTGATAAGACGCGTCCCAGGAGAGAGCAGTGGGGTCCTGGaagggaggagcagagcaggagtcACAGCTTAGGGAAGGTAAAGCACCAGCACTGAGAGATGGAGTAACACGGGGGACAGAGAGCAGAcagagcagtggcagcaagTCCAGACTTGCTGAGAGACAAATTGCCCTCTCCCAGACAGCCCCTCTAGCTCCTTTTCGTTATTCCGGTGGTCCCTGCTAAAGCATCTCACAGGCTGTCATTGCCCTGTCTTGTGCCCCAGCTGTTCTGCCCGCCTCGGCTCCCGGCTCCCGGCTCCCGGCTCCCGGCTCCCGGCTCTGAGCTCCCGGCTCCCGGCTCCCGGCTCTGGGCTCGGCGCTGCGCACCCAGCACTCCCTGGCAACCCGCGAGTGCACgggggagctgcagctgccgaTTCTGAGAATCCTCGCTGGCGGTTTTCAGTCTCTAGGTGGGAGGTGGTTGAGGGCGGAATAAGGGAAGAAGCTGGAAGACTGCTGCTGGAAGACTGCTGCCTGAGCACTGgggaacacacacacagccgGTGGCTTTAGTGATCCGCGAGCCCCTCTGTGAAACTACACAGGAAAGTGTGAAACTACAGAGTAACAAACCCGTACCCCCAGCAGCTACACTCCTGTCCTACTCACAATCTGCCTGCCTCATGTCCTCGAACAGCTTCCTTTGCCACAGGGTAGGGAACTTCCACAACACCCTAAATCCTTCCTCTCCCATTCCCTCACACCCACATTTGCTGAAGAATTGCAGCAGTTCTGTGCCCTGGTCTGAAGTGAGAGCAGCGGAGAGCTTTCATCTCAAagttggggaaaaaagcagccAGAAAGACAAGTGTAACACACTGCAGCATGTAGTTTACTTAATGTAGTGTTAATTATTTATGATAATTCATGATTTTCTGAAGTATATTGCCTAATGATACTTGTCCTTGTAACAACAGTTAATAAACAATTCCCAGGTCTGCAGGCAACCAGACCTACATTATAATGAAAAACGCCTacaatttgcttttaaatattgttattattattagcCTACCCTTTCAGGATTAATTCTCCATGGATTTATGaatttcactgttttctttccttcccgCTTCCCTTTCTGCCCTTGCTCTCCCGTTAAGCTCAAAACAGTAACATGTGCTCATTCACTAACTGTACACAACTGCTACTGTACTATCGCAATGTGTTATAAATAGCACAGTTGGGGAGTACAGTTCATTCTGAAAACTTATCTTTAGAGATGACCTTTCAAACTCTAActatttctttcctgtttttcacaGCATGCTCTGGATTGTGATGCTCTTAATTTGGTGCAGTTTATTAATTACAAAAGAGCGTAGAGGCTAAGGAGTAAGCAGAGGATTTGAACAATGAAGTGGATAATTAAAATGGATTAATGAGGTGGATAAAATAAAGGGATTGAGGCCAAATGGAGCACAAATTTTCTAAACATTATTGGCCCCAAATCTCTTATCATCCAAAGGCACATTCCTCTTTCCAGCTAGATGTCTGTTTCTAATCCAGAAGTGTCAGTCATCTTTCATGCCAGGTTTGTTAATATGGTGCCAGGAGAGTTGAGCATCATCTAGTGTTTactcctgtggccctaagtTCCCCAGCTGCTTTGCTTTCAACGCATTGCTGCACCTGTTTGCACTAACATGtcaaaaaccaccccaaaagcAGGTCACGGATTATACTAATCCTGTGTCTCTGCAAGGCAGTGAAATAGTTTCAAGTAAACACGGAGAAAGATGGGAGAAGAGAATGGCTTGGTTTGGATTCTGAAGCAGTAAATGCTGCCTAATCTATCCGTAATGCTCCTTGACCAATGCCATTCATGTGCAAGAACTCCTCTATGGGAATGTTTGGGGCTCAAAATGTCCAAAAAAGACTGGTGGAGTTGTGCCTGTCAATGCGTGCGTTTTATttccccctccttccttccttgcaAGCCTCAGTGATTGCCCCTCAGAGTTACCCAGGAGGGCCgtgcaggctcctgcagggtGAGGTGTGACAGCACCGTGCCAGCCGCGGGTTTGCAGGGGTTTATGGCTGCGATTGCGGGGCTGTGTTGGAGACACAGCGTCCCTCCGGGCCTCCggacagctcctgctgccccgcGGCTTCCAGAACCTTCCGCGCTGTTGCGGAGGGcggcaggaggctgcagcagccgGGGGAACGCGCGTTGCCGCGCAGCACCGCCCGGCCCGCTGCGGCCTGAGCTGCGGCGTGAAGCGGCTCGTACCTCAGGAATGACGGggtgtattttgtattttgccaTTTTGGTGCGGCTGCGGGCGGAGTCTCGTTACGCGGCTCGGGCCGGCCCAGGCGGGCGCTCGGCGCGGGCCGCGCCTGCCCCCTGGCGGCGCCTGCGCGTCCCGCCGGGCCCTGCGCGGCTGCGGTAGGAAATCGTGCGAGCGCTTCCTGCTGCCCGCGCcgctcctctcctttcctctcctctcgCACACTGACCGCGTCCCCCGCCTTGAGGGACACTGCCCTGCCGCTCTCCAGCCCGCCctcagccccgctgccgccgTGCCGTGCCCGGCCTGACCCGCCCGCTCAGTGCCGGTGACACGCGGTGGCGGCTGCCATGGAGGTGCCCGCAGCTGAGCCGTCACCCTGACACGGCTGCGGGCGGAGCAGCGGCTCGCACCACACCATGTCCCCGCACACTTGGACGCACACCTGCCGCCGGTGAGGTTTCCTGAGAGTTTTGCTCTCCTCTATAAACTTCCAGCCCTCTGCAGTTGCCTCTGGCCTCTTCAACCtctccttttactttttttccccctcccctctgGAACCTTCATTCTGCGCTGTCCCGGGTGGTTGTTAGCCCaggccctgctccctcctgccgCTCACAGGGCACTGCGTGTCGGCAGGTGCTAGATTAAAGCTTTCATTAATTTCTCTGTAtcttcttgtcttttctttaaGTATTATCTCAGCCCCTGCATATTCCACTCTGAAAATCCATGAAAGCACGGGGATTCGAGACTCATGGTAAATGTGACGGCTGGTTACAATCCCCCGTTAGACAGCCTTCAATACAGTTGCAATTGCAGTGCGATATCAAACCCAGTAAGGAAGGATTTACTGTGTTAGCCTTTTCAGTATTGAAGGGCGTTTCTCAAAGAGCTGTTCCGAGCGGTGTCCGCTCCATTCCTGCTCGCTGCCTGCGCCTGCCATCGGCGGCTCGGCCATCGGCTTCGCGCCCTCCGCTCGCGGGCTCGGTGGGATCGGCGCTCGCTCGGCCGCCGCCAGGGCTGGGCGAGGGGAGAGGCAAGATGGCGGAGAAGGCGCCCGGCGGCTCGCAGAAACCCGCCGGGAAGGTGAGGCCGCTGCGCCCGGGACACGGCCCGCGCCCGCTCCGTTCCGCTCGGGAGGCGCGGCCCGCGCCCGCTCCGTTCAGCTCGGGAGGCACGGCCCGCGGCCCGCTCCGTTGCGCTCGGGGAGCACGGCCCGCGGCCCACTgccgcggcggcggggcggcgaggcgcgggcggcgcggcctgctctgtcctggctctctcctgctcccttctgctctctctgtcctgctctctctctgtcctgctctctctctgtcctgctctctctctttcctgctctctctctgtcctgctctctctctctcctgctccctcctgctttCTCCCGCTCTAAGCCCGGGGTGCCCGCGGCCCCCGGGAAGgcgcccgggggtcccggggctccTGCGGGGCACGCCCGCTGCTCGAGACCGCTCCGAGCACGTGTGTGTCCCCGCGGCGCCCCCGTGCCCGGCGGGGAAGGCGCGGGGCCCGGCGGAGGCGCTGTGCCGGCCCGCGCGTCCCGCCGCGGGCTGCGGGCAGTTCCGAGTGCTCGAGCCCCGGCCGTGCCCCCCGACGCGCGTCAGTTCATTGTCCTCCCCACAGCGTGGGCTGAAGCCCGCGCAGGGTTAGTTTCCAACTCGCGAAGGTGAAGGAAAACGGCGAATTGAGATGGAGTGGGTTCTTTAGAAGTGCGATGAAATTATAAGTTTCGTGGAATTGCTGTGGCGTTCCCCGCGTTTTTCACTCTACCCTCTGTACTTGCTGTAGTTCTGCTGGATGCTTTTCCAGCAGGTAGTGCAGCAGTTCTGGAAAACGTGGCCCAGCGCTGTGCTCTGAACCCAGCGgtcacagcccagagctgcctgcGCTCGGGGCATCGCTCCTGCTGGGAGGGTAGAGGGCAAGATATTTTGGGGGCTGCACTAGCTGCTGGTGGTTTGAGGATTACTCCCTTTCATTCACTTTCGTTTCAGGTTTTAGGTCAGAACTATGTAAGTCCTCCAGGTTTTGGTGTGTGAGTATGTAAGTCATTCAAAGAAGAAGCTGTGTTATGGCTCAGGAATTTTCCCGTGCtataaatgaataatttttgccCATCTTTTTATTAAGCAAAACCAGGATTATTTAATTTGttaaaattttattctgctGCTAAGAAACTGTAGTAATTAATGGAGTTGGTAATGGAGTGTAGTTACTTAAAGTCTTTGCATGTTTACTCAGTTGTTATTAGAGTAGgacagttttgtttttgtttcccttttatGGTCTATTCCAAATATTGccaagaaacttttttttttttccttgcttttggcTTGGAATGGCAACTAAAAGCTGGACAGAAAACTTCAGTAGTAAAATAGGTCTTAATTTGTGGGCAGTGGCTTTCAGGGAGTAGGACATTTTGAGATTTCAAGTATAATTAGAAATAGAATACTTAATTATTGATTAATGCAGCTGATAACATGGTACAGAAAACCAACCCAGATATGATTCCTTTCTTTTCGCAGTTATGTTATAGGCTATTTTTGTTTTGCCATTTGCTATTTCTGTACTGATgatagtctttttttttttttttccaatatacagtaataattaatttataGGAATTATTTTCTGTCCTAGATGTCAGTTCTGCAGCAGTATGTTCAGGCAGTTAACTCTTCCATCCCATGGAAGTCAGTAGGACACGTAGGGAGTATAAGGTCAGACTGTGCTCATCTGTCAGGGGCTGCTGAGGATGTCCTGTACCTGCACTGGCACCTTTGTGCACTTCCCCCTCACCCCTCCATTCCTGCAGACATCCATGTTCCACTTTACGTTCTAGATCTGGCTTGTCAGTATTATTTTATGCGCCAGAGAAAATAGGGATAGTACCTACTTGGATCCATGAGAACGTtgaattttataattttgttttattttatttcagaattatatttcacttttcaacattttctgttgaaaattgaaataaaataagacaTGCCTGTCCCTTGGGATTTATTTCTCAAAAAGTAAATCATGGGAAATCTTCTGGGGGCTGAACCTTGTGTGTTTCCTTCGGtgccttttttttattattccataAATGCTTGTGATATACATTGAGATACTTTTCAGATATCTGCAGAAATAAATGGTATTTAAATTagtaatattatttttgttgtaattAGTTTATTCACACATCTATTAAATTGTGTATTTTTAGTTGAGCCTATATGAAAATGTTTATGGTTTAACAATTGAGCAAATAAGCATTTTGCTAGATTTTatgaagtaattatttttcagatattttgattatttttaataattttaggATTAATTTACTTACATAATTAAAAGCGAAGCTGTAGGCTTCTTTTACAAGTTATGTTTGTTTTGCAAATACAATTATTTATGTATCTCACAGACACATTGGATATGTTTCAGTGGAAATTGCAATTCGGTGCCTTTGCTGGCTTCTACATACCTGGAAAGACACAGtgaccttttattttctgtggtcTGTGAGGAACTGTGACCTAGtgcctgaaataaaataatttctccccTTCAGAATGGGTGGTGTTTGTTCTTCAGTCATCCAAGTACTGAATTTGACCCAGTTATTTtgattatatataaatattttcagccAGGCATTATTTGTTTGATTCACTGACTGGAAAGCGTtgctggaggtggcacaggAGCCCCCAGTGCCTGCATCGCTgcagtggcagctgctttgTGTGATACTTGCAGCTGCTAAATAACTTTGAGAGTCTCCCATGTGAATTGTGTTGCAAAGGCATTAACTATTGCTTTGGCACTTTGAGATTAGAATAGCAAGATTTGTGCTTGAGATTTCCAGAAATCTACATAGCAAAGAAGGATAATTAAAGAATAGAAAATAGACATTGCTAGAGACTGCAGAGGACATTGGTGAAGGGCGTGATTCTGAAATGACAGATACAGATGTTCAGTTATTATCtttatttaatgaaatgttAGCTGCTCAGTGACTCTTCGATTTTGTTACTGTATCTTCTGAGAATAGTGACTGTCTGGCATGGCCACTGCTCTTACACAGACTGCTGTTCAAATCGGGTACCATATGCAGAAGAAATACTCCACTTGGACCAAGCCgtacttttccctttttcatccCAAAAGCTGTACCTGTTATCTGAGTTCAAGGTTCTAGTGTAATACCATTCTGTACAAATACTTCTGGAGAAGGCCGCTGTCCATTTGCTGTTGTGTCTGTAAGTTATGATTGCTCAGATAGGGACTAATTTTAATGTGCATTATTCCAGTAACTGTAAAGAATAAATACATTAgctataaaataatttgcaggTGTTTTCAAGAACTGACTTTCTAGAGAGGagggaagaataaaaaatataaggCAACCTGGAAACTTTCTTTAGCTGAATTTTGACATCTTAATTTATGATGTGtttccatttgtttttccttgctGTCAGTGCTGACACAAGGAGTCCCAGCCTTAGCTACTTCTTCCCTACCAAACATTGTCCTCTTTGATTGATTTGGCATGATTTGGGCAGTAGGCTGCTGCTATGAGCTGTGAAATAGTTTGCCTGAACCTCCCCATCCCTTTTGTGAGTGGTCAGCTAGACCAGGAACAGTGTTGTAGTTCAGTGTGACCAGTATGGGGACTGGATCAATGGAAGGTGTTGAAACAGGGCAGGAGTGGCTTTCATCAGAGtttcttttaaacatttcaCCCCGAAGCTATTGGTTCTTTCAAGGACAGGGCTTTCATTTATGTTTTAAGTTGTAGCAATTACAGTTGTAAAAATACCATTCAGCATTTAGAGGACTACAGATTGTCTCCTGGGTAGTTGGCAGCTTTTGTTGCTCTTTGTTTCACTAAATGACATcagtattaattaaaaaaaaaaaaattactgtatacagcatattttaaatacttgtgAAATAACACAGTCATGCCAGTTTTACTGAGAGATTTTTAAGTCTGGAGAAACCACAAAGAGCTGGATTTGTGGCCATGTGAACTGTGGGCAGGAAGGAAGATTTCAAAGAGCTGTTCTCTTCTCTGTTGTCC includes the following:
- the PAQR9 gene encoding membrane progestin receptor epsilon gives rise to the protein MSDAAGGGGGGGQAQSYRGSSAGGCGRSGSASPGRRRGGGPGAGRGSGSMPAGDGDKKEAAPPPPRPAALLRWDEVPEDFVECFILSGYRRLHCSAQECLASVLQPTNETLNFWTHFIPLLLFLSRFGRLLLLRGAGDVPFHHPALLPLWCYASGVLLTFAMSCTAHLFSCLSPRLRATFFYLDYASISYYGFASTVAYSYYLLPGLSLLDAGAMSRYVQQRLGWQLDCSLPIEAYRVLVLPVALALAVGCTAACCRSRAACCAYPFAVRTFVFAMPLSMACPIMLESLLFDLRARNPTLFVYFYRRYFWLLVAAFFNVSKIPERIQPGLFDIVGHSHQLFHIFTFLSIYDQVHYVEDGLAEFLKAPLAAPTYLGTVGYMLLLTVCLAVVVRRFLNVADICKQD